Part of the Scyliorhinus canicula chromosome 13, sScyCan1.1, whole genome shotgun sequence genome, AAGTCGTCGAGAAGACCAGAGCAATGGCAGGAGTGAGGAGGACACACCACCTTGGACTGGCAAGCCTGGAGATTACGTTCATTTATGTCTTGGTCTTTATGCAGCCTTTCAGAGATGGTGAAGCGAACTTagggagcagtcaagggttactGCAAGATATGTGGGAGTTGCACCTCTGTGTGTTCCTCTAGACAGTCTGACTCCATTTTACTGGCTTTGGAATTTGGTAGGGAATGGCTTGGCAAATATTGAGCCATCTTAGAAGCTTCTGTTTTAAGTCACCGAAAGGCTGTTGTTCAGTGTTTTAAAACTCAACCAGTGGTTTCAGCCCAATAAGTATATAAAGTCATTTTTGATATAAAGCATGGTTTTATAATAGAGCTGAAGGCAAACTTTCATTGCCTCATTGTACAGGTAACAATCTGAGACCAGTAACACGTCCTTAACTTCGCTTCACCATCTCTGTCAAGGAAATTGAGGTGGAGCAATTCACTACACTAAATACTCATTGCAGAGACTATAgacatgggcacgattctcccagagggggagaaaccgtaaggctggcatcaaatccgggcgggtttgacgccagcccccccccccctccccgaccgggaaccgattctggtccccggtcggggctagcatgccgccgccgtaaactccggcatcgcgggcttaacgaatttcgttaagcccgcttgccagagtttgcgccggctgacgcgtcatatgacatcagccgcgcatgcgcggattggaagtgatacagcggggcggcggaaggacaaagagtgcgcgggcatcggacccacggccgtggtactgccgtgccaatcggtgccatggttttaaaaatcgggactttacggccgtttttacgaatggccagaccaggtgtgtttgccgttcgtaaaaacagccgtaaaaggcttggaactcggcccatcggccagctgagaatcgctgctggccgtaaaaaaacggcggcagcgattcgtatcgggagtcgggcgtggggggggggagaatagcgggagggcgtcggactagcgtggccataaaattttacgacccccgctattctctgcacgtgagtgcggagaattgcgcccagaatATTTGATAGCTTACAAACTGTCCAAATAGCACAACAACAAATAAGACCAACAGCATACTTTTACGCAAGGAAGCATAAACTAGTGAAACAAATGATGAACACACCAGCGGAGTAAAACATTCATCATAGACATGGATAACAAGATAGTTAAGGATTGACATGAAGTATTGCAAACAGTGATAAAGAAACAAAGGAGTCACTGAACTGAATGCAATGACCTCGAAGAAGTTACAAATATTCCACAGAAAGTACCACCGGACTCCCACAGAAGCCGGTAGTTTCCTCTGTTGATCAATATTAACTCGTAACAATTCAGTTAACCATTCATTCATAAAGAGAAGCAGTGCAGACAAATGAATGTAAAATTTCTGTGGTGCTTGACCTTTGTCTGGCCTTCTACCATTTACTGCTGTCAGGGTGTCATCtacaattgcagatttttattggcctggatctTGTGGACAGTGGCAAAGCAAGGGTGCTCGCCACTGACCTCCGAGTAAACACTGAGCACAGAGATCTAGCAATCTTGGTGGTGGGAATTTCCTCTTTCCCAACAGCAATTTAAATAAGAGTATGAGATAAAGAGActcttcaaaaagaaaaaaaaaactctttttGTAAATATATGGCTATTGGTTCAATTGTTCTGGAGAAATTTCAGATTCAGCAAACATAATCATTGCATTGGACCGTAACCTCCGAGCTCCACAGTCTCatattggtgggggggaggggggggggggggggggcaaagatgtgctggggaactCCTTTCAGAAGTTCATAGTTAGGGGTTTGCTCGACAATTGCCCAGAAACGCAAATTGTCCTGGACTGGCaactacccaaagatgtgattTAAATCGCAAACTCCGGATGGTTCTGACACTTCTGTCAGAAGGATTAAAACCTCTGACCCCTCACCAATTTGCAACCCTACCAGCCTccaccccccatccttccccattCCAACCTCCCAACTACTGCCCCTTACCTCTGACCCCTTGGATCCCCAACCATCCACACCTCTGACAATTCCGATccctgacactccccccccccacccccgccccacagcTTCCCCAATCCCCTAACTGCCCTGACCTCCAAACCTCTGGCTTCTTCACCTCTGTCTTCAACCACCTCTGAGACCACCGACCTCTGACCTCCAATCTCCGATTTCCCGACCCCCAACTAATCCCCAATCATTAAAAGCCCTGACCAGCCCCCTGACGTCCAACCCATCTGACCTCTCACCTCCGTCCTCCCCACTTCCAAAacatgacctccaaccatcacgaCCACTGACCCCCAATCACCAATCTCCCCCTCCAACAGCCTCACAACCACTCAATCCCCCTGATCACAGCAGAACTCTGACCCTTCTGAGGCCAACCCCCTCTCAAATCCCTCAATCATCTCCCACCTCTGACCTCCTGACCTTTGACTAACTTCCACCTCTGACTATCTGATTGCTACTGATTGTTTCTCGGAAGACATTCAGGCCATTGAACCATCCAGGGCCAGTGAGCATTTCACAGTAATTCTCAACTTAACATTCAAAAAGTGTAACCTTttcaagagtttttaaaaataaatttaaagtacccaatttttttttcaattaaggggcaatttagcgtggccaacccacctaccctgtacactttagggttgtgggggtgagacccaccagatatggggagaatgtgcaaactccacgcagatagtcacctggggctgggatcgaacccgggtcctcagctccgtaggaagcagtgctacccactgtgccactgtgccgcacaGCTTTTTCAAGAGTTTTGACAGTGAGTCTATGTAGAAGTGACATTTTTCAAATTAGGATTTCAATGGTGATTGCAGTCTATGGGAACCTCTGCAGTGCATCCAATGGAGAGTGCCGATTCACAGCTGGCAATCTCTAGATATCTGCATTATTTTCTACACATTGAGACTCCAGATGCTGCTGCCAATTTCAATGCAATAAGTGCATTAGACAGAGTGCACCAAAACTCAACCACGTCTCaatttttgtttattaaatgtctTCTTACTTTTATTGCAGATTCTTCTCTTCTGattattgtttcttttttttgttttcttcaaTATTgcgctcttcccctccccctctgttcCTCATGTGACCAACATTTCTTCCATTACCTCAACCACAGAGTTGCACTGGAATGTCCCTCAGTGTGACTGGACCGTTGAATTTCCTTGCTTCTCTGATAGAAATTACATGACCTCAACATGTCAGTTAGAGTTCAAGACTCACCAGGAAGAAAGGTTTCCTCTTGCGTACTGGGTGTAATGAAATAAAGGCCTGGATTTTGCAGCCATTGGTGAATTGACGTTGCTTGGCGTCAATAATCGTTTGAATCTGGCATCAATTATGGATGAATCTCTAGGCATGTAGGAACAGGGATGTCATCAAACGGGGTAGGCAGCCCATCACACTGATGTATTCATACAGACAGGAAACCAGCGGGTAAAATGCATTGATGACCCTCCATTTTTAATGAAAGATTAAATATCTTTATAATAAACATACTGATGATTTCACTGTAGTTGGGACACAGGCAACTCCTACCCACACCTTCCATCCATTCAACTCTCTACTGCACTTGGTGTGACAGCTGAATATATGACATTACAACATCACTTCAAACGTACTTCATTACTCTAAAGTGGTTGGAAGTTCTGAGGTCACAAAGGACATTGTATAAATGCGTAATTTGCTGTCAGACACTTCTTATTTCAAGCAGTCATTTTTACCTCAGGCCTTTTACTCTTAATGTTCTTTCATTATATCGGCATCATTTCCTGACCAATAACAGAAGACAGCATTCATTAGAGCTTTAGGGAAAAGGGAGTATGTTGAAGGTGGAGATTTTGAAATACATCTTGTTACAATCTCTCTTAGAATTTGGCATTGCATCAGTACTGGCCTTAGATTTTATGATACTTCATTTGATATATTTAATTTCTGACATGTTTTGTTTTGAATGGACTTGTATATTGTTTTCCTGTTTTAGTTTCAAAGATTTATTTCAAAACTGGGACAGGTATGGAGGTCCAGAGGTGTTCGCTACAGGTTCACGTGTGTTGCCTAAGTGGCCAATCTTCATGTTAACCTGAACACGCAGCAAGCAACCATCAGAAGCAAGCATAAGAATTGTTTGGATCATTACAACGGTGACAGTGAAGCTCGGTCTTATCTTCATACAAATTCCTGGCAGGGGCATGTTGCAGCAGAATACCAGTTGATTTTATTTTTGTcctgagtgtatttaagacatTGGACTCAATTAGGAAGCAGTGTGAACTAATACAGAAAAATCTATAGATCTAAACTTGCATCTTCCTGCTCAGTACAATTCGGCCTGTCTTGGGGAAAAGTCCGAGAAGCTTTTGCCAGTTCAAATGCCGTATCTTAGCTTCACACTGAGGACTTGAGCCCTACACGGGTGTTTATGAAGCTTCCCAATCCACCCACTGTCTCCATCCCTCCCCCGTGACCCACCCGGCAGCATCTCACAGGCTAAAAATTCCAATCCTTCCAAcattgggaacagtttttccttatctactctgcccagattcttcatgattttaaattcttcagtcaaatctcctctcagcctgcaGGCCTCAAAGgaaaaccattcttgtgaatctattCTGCACTTTCTCTCATGCCTTGCCCTCTTTCCTAAAGTGCGACACTCagtggacacagtactccagctgaggccaaacCAGCGTTtaatacaagtttaacataaccttttttctcttgtactctatggCACTGTTAATAAAGCCTAGAGTACTGTATGCTTCATTAACCGCGCTCTCAACCTGTCCTTctaccttcaatgacttatgcacatatacaccaaggtccctctgcctccgcaccccctttagaattgtacactttattttacattgtcttgtcctattcttcctaccaaaatgagtaatttcacacttctctgcatcaaCTTCATCGGCTGCCTGTCCACCCATTACACCAACTTAATGCCCTTTCAAAGTTTTGTactatcctcgtcacagttcacaatgtttccaagttcaaacatttgcaaattttgaaattgtgccctgtacatctGATCTAGGTCATGAATATATATCAACAAGAGCAagagtcccaacactgaccctcagGAACTCCACTACAGACCTTTCTCCAATACTAAAACAATCTACTCGTTGGTTCCTGTCTTAGTTGATTGTGATCCATGTTACTACAGTCCCTTTTATTCTGTGAACTATAATTTTGCTCACAAGTCCATTGTGCGGcattgtatcaaatgccttttggagtcTATGTACGCCACGTCAACAGCACTATTCTCATCAAACATCTCTGTTTACCtcttaaaaaaaacacagcatgcttgttaaacatgatttgcccttaaaacaccatgctggctttccataattaatctgcatttgcccattttattattaattttgtcccaaatCATTGTTTCTCGAAGTTTCTCTCCtaccaaagttaaactgactggcctgtagctcTGAGCTTATCTATACACAATGTTTTTGAACAAGGTCAAAGTTTTTCTTATTCGTAAGGGGAATTATCAAGTTACGGCAAAGGAGAGAACAAATGGAACAGTAAAGAATTGGGTGTGGGGTTaggttacagaatagaaacattCCACCCGTAATCATAATAAGTAATGGGAGCAGCCCTTCTCAGTTTTAACAGAATTAACATACAGTGCTTTCCTGTCCTAGATATTTCCTTCAAACATGATCTCATCAAAATTTACTTTTCTTCTTTTTAATATGAGTGCCACAACCCCCGTAATAACCACACAATTTGTGTATTTTGTAttctctcatgggatgtgggcatcaccgaCAAGGCCGGTATTTGTGACCTATCCCTAATTTTCTTAAACTTGAGtgggcttgctcggccatttcaggggtCAGTTAGCAGCCATCACTTGGCTATGGGCTTGGTATCACACATAGGTCAGGTTGGGTAAGGATTGCAGATCGTCTTCCCTAAAGGGCCGGATGGATTTTTATGCAATCCATTCATTACCAAGACTAGTTTTAGATTCCAGATtaactaattgaatttaaattccaccagctatgaccaccggctgctttcccctttgaggggagagctgactggcactgatttaacctgaggatcaccacacctcaggcgaggggcaaggttgagatggtATGGActacatgaataacctcagccctgGTATGGGAATTGGACTTGCAGTATTGCCATCAACTCCACATCACCTAccaaccatccagccaactgagctaaatgacCCTTCCTTTAATATTAATTATATTTAATTGTTGCAAGTATTTAATACTTGCATGCAATTAAATACAGTTAATATACAATGACACAACACTCCCTCACGACACTGACGTGCAACCTACAGCTCTAAGATGGCTGCTACAACACTCCTTCAAGACGCTTTGCATTGTATCCCTGATTAATCGGGTCTGTTTTTAAGTATTGATCATTCTGCATTTGCTCATAAATATTAAGCATATTCGCATTGATTGAGTTGTTTTGTACTCTGCCCTTAGTTTAAAGCCTGACTCACAATTCATGCAACGGAATTGGCTAGTTTGGAATTGCCATTCTCGTTAATGTCAGCGTATTGTGGCTTTAAATTCAAGAATCAAAGCAGAAACAAGTTAGGAGGCAAAATATTGAATACTTTAAATTAATTCTGAACTCCTAGATGGGGTGGATTGTGAAATcggagatctatttatagatgcacAAGCCGATTACATCATGGACTGTTGATCAAAAAAGGTAAGAATGGAAAACCCAGAGGGGAACTAGGCTGCACTTCCTTGATCAGGTCGTCTGTATATAAACTGACTGGCAGGTACCTAGAGGCACATCCGATCTCAGCTGTTGACCCAACAACAAGTTCGAGAGAAGAAAAAAGAGAGATATCTGGGGAAAGAGACCGATAAGCAGCGATGAATACCCTCAAGAAATGTTTGCTGGTGGCTCTGCTCTCGCTGACAATGCTGAGCATGTTTAGTGCCCCTGTGTCAGCAGGTAAGTTTCACGATGACCGTTTAACCCCATGACGGGCAGCTCGGCCAGTTTGTAAACGATTGAAATCAGTGTAGGTGCGCCCTTCTTTTTAATCAAcgtcctttttttttgttgcttccCCTCCTAGATGGATTTGGCGACTGCTGTCTCCGTTATTCACGTGGCCGGTTGCCTCCCAGTTCCATCGTTGGCTATGTGGAACAACATTCAAATGAAATATGTGACATCGATGCAGTCATGTAAGTATTGGAACTTGACATCCAGCCTCCGATTGCAAGTTGACATTTTACTTTGCCATGTTCTCTTCATTGAAAATTCTTTTGAAATCTTTCACAGACTCTACACGGTTAAAggacgggcagtgtgcacaaaccCCGAGAGTAGATGGGTGAAAAGAGTACTGCATTTTTTGAGGTGAGAGAGAACATTCCCTGCACTGACactgaaaaaaaaaactatgGTGTTTTATTCTGACATTTTATTAAGTGAAACAACAAAGTATAAAACTtctaacattctaacaggattagacagggtagattcagatagAAAGGCtggggagtccaaaactaggggtcatagtttgaggaagaTATtttagaggtgaggagaaatgtcttcacccagagagtaatgAATCTGTAGAAGGCACTaccgcagaaagtagttgaggccaaaacattgtgttttCTTGGGTGCTaaagaatcaagggatatggggggaggggtggggggggggggggggggggggaggctggatcAGGGGAttcaacttgatgatcagccatgatcataatgaatgacagagtaGGCTGGAAAGTCCgaacagcctcctcctgctcctattctctaTGTTGCCAAGACGATTTAAGGGAGGCATCCAGAATCCCACCTTTGAATGTGAATTTTAATACAAATGCCACTTTATTTCCTTGGTCATAGTAAAATATGAACAAGCTCCTTGTCATGTTTTCCAGGTGTCAGAAAATGACTGGCTACATTCTTAGTGCATTTTTTTTGCCAGGAGTTTGGTTATTTGGAACTTATTTGATCTTCCTTTTGTCTTaacagcaaaaagctggaagaaATGTCACATCAAGACTGAGCTGCCATCTTAAGAAGTTATAGCAGCTGTGTCAGCTCCATTTATCACTTAAAACCTTGCTGCATAGTATCTATGTACTCTACAGTTATACAGTTTATGAAACTCGGCATACTTTTACCTTACTCATTGATGTGTAAGCTGTTGAATTGTATGTTCTATTGAACATGAATAAGTAAACGCCAAAACGCTTATATTTATATAAGAACCGCATGTGCTGTAAATACTGAACGTAAAGTGTCACTGTGTataattgaaaatgccaataaatttTTTTAAGAAGAACATGAATAAGTAATTAAActgcaaatatttattttctgtaCATTCCCTTTGCACTGAAATAAACAAAAAATACTGCAATACATCTGTGTCTAATTGTGTTTCATCTCTAGGACTTATTCAGTGCAAGAAAGGTGCAAGATACTGAGCAATGTTTTCTACATTTAAAGATTGGGTTGTTTTTagttattttaattttataaattttgCAACAAATATTTCAATTTTCCACTAAGAAAATTCATTTTGTGGGTTATTATTAACCTCAAGAACAGACTTTTAATTTAAAGTCATAATTTAGTGATTCTGAAGGACTGCAGGAGCATTATATACATTAGTCCAGCTTCAACAAACCTGAGAGTCTAAGACAGAATGACCAATGCGCTGCTCGATTCACTTAATCCGTCTCTCTGACGAACATCGGAAAGATTAACAGCAAAAGGCCatctccttgagcctgctcctccattcagtaagatcatggctgattatattGTGGCTTCAATTACACTTTTACTCTTGCGATCcacaacctttgattcccttgtagATCAAATACTCAGCCTTGAATCCAATGACCCACCCTCCAATGTTCTCCTGCATAGTGAATTCTAAACGCAAAAAATCCTTCGAGAGGAAATTCATTTTCTTCTTAAATTGAAGTACCCTTATTTTCAGACAACTGGAAAAGCTGTTCGATTGGTCCTTGGCAATTGAAACGGAAATATTTGGAAAGATTTTGCCACCATGGCAAAAGTCCTACCACCGGGACCATAAGCAGGAGCTGACTCTGTGCCGGCGGGCGTCAGGACCCTGGGGTGGCATGTTGCTGGCACCTGGGTGACAGCTCGCCTTCCAGAGCTGTCAGCCCAATTAGAATACCAGCAACACCTCAGCATCAACAGTGCCACCATTACAGGAGGCACAGCTGAGGCTTCAGCGTGAAGGAGGGATGCCACAATGCTGCCACGTCATCGAGACAGAGGTTTGTTTTGAACTGCCAATCCGagggtgggaggaggccctgGAAAATAGGACAGCAAAGCGCAATAGGCGTTGGCCATTGCTGAGTGGGTCTTCCTTGGCCATGGAGTGGCCATTGGAAACATAGCAACATCGAAAAtaagagcagcagtaggccattcgagcctgacccgctattcattatgatcatggctgatcctctatctcaatgccagaCTCCTACGCTCGCCCCATATCTGTTGACACCTTTACAGTCTACAAATCTATCCATTTCCTCCTTAAATTTCtttctgaaggaggccatttcataGGAAACCACTAGCAGGCTTCAAGGTCATGCTAGTGGGGGTGGGGTTATCTGTAATTGGCCGCCCAGAGGGCGGCTGAACCTCCTGTAATGTGATTCCCAAGGAAGTGAAAGGTTATCCATCTATCCTCATAGCATCTATCAACAGCGTCAGCTCCTGCTTATGGTCCCAGTGGTAGGACTTTTGCCATGGTGGCAAACTACTTCCTAAATATTTCCGTTTAAATTGTCAAGGACCCATCGAATG contains:
- the LOC119976134 gene encoding C-C motif chemokine 20-like, with protein sequence MNTLKKCLLVALLSLTMLSMFSAPVSADGFGDCCLRYSRGRLPPSSIVGYVEQHSNEICDIDAVILYTVKGRAVCTNPESRWVKRVLHFLSKKLEEMSHQD